The following proteins come from a genomic window of Paenibacillus sp. CAA11:
- a CDS encoding NAD-dependent epimerase/dehydratase family protein, whose product MKILVTGGAGFIGSHLVERLLELGHSVWTLDNMSTGRLDFLNKVTENNRHSVIHGSVTDKYLLRGLMERVDVVFHLAAVLGVKNTVENPLKVIEGNIDGTRNILELAYQNRVKVVFSSTSEVYGRNTKLPFSEDSDRVLGAPSIHRWCYATAKALDEHLCFAYAEKGLPVSIVRYFNAYGPRQTSSQYGGVIPRFIKAALRNEPIEVHHDGSQIRCFTYIQDTVEGTVATISSQANGLAFNIGSEHSITILNLAQKIRELADSSSPIVHVPYERAYGPGYEDMPIRIPDISRARRLLQYEPSITLEEGLSRSIAWFRQQLQEGRL is encoded by the coding sequence ATGAAAATACTAGTTACAGGGGGAGCCGGATTTATAGGGTCCCACCTGGTAGAGCGACTGCTTGAATTAGGCCACTCGGTGTGGACACTCGATAATATGTCCACAGGCCGGCTTGACTTTCTTAACAAGGTTACAGAGAACAACCGCCATTCCGTCATTCACGGCTCTGTCACCGACAAATATTTGCTTCGTGGCCTCATGGAACGCGTAGATGTTGTATTTCACCTTGCTGCCGTACTGGGAGTAAAGAACACGGTAGAGAACCCGCTCAAGGTCATCGAAGGTAATATCGACGGTACGCGAAATATACTGGAGCTTGCTTATCAGAACAGGGTCAAGGTCGTGTTCTCTTCAACGTCGGAGGTTTATGGCCGGAACACCAAGCTTCCCTTCAGCGAAGACTCAGACCGTGTGCTTGGCGCACCGTCCATTCACCGCTGGTGCTATGCTACCGCTAAGGCCCTAGACGAGCATTTGTGCTTCGCCTATGCAGAGAAGGGACTGCCTGTGAGCATTGTCCGTTACTTCAACGCCTATGGGCCCCGGCAAACCTCCTCACAATACGGAGGCGTCATTCCGCGCTTTATCAAAGCAGCTCTGCGAAATGAGCCGATTGAAGTACACCATGACGGTTCGCAAATCCGCTGCTTCACTTATATTCAAGATACTGTGGAAGGAACTGTAGCAACGATATCATCCCAAGCGAACGGGCTGGCTTTTAATATTGGTTCCGAACACTCCATCACGATCTTGAATTTGGCTCAAAAAATCCGCGAACTGGCCGACTCTTCCTCTCCTATTGTCCATGTTCCCTATGAAAGAGCCTACGGACCTGGCTATGAGGATATGCCGATACGTATTCCCGATATCTCACGAGCCAGACGCCTACTGCAGTACGAGCCAAGCATTACGTTAGAGGAAGGGCTTTCCCGATCTATTGCATGGTTCAGACAGCAGCTGCAGGAAGGTCGATTATAA
- a CDS encoding NAD-dependent epimerase/dehydratase family protein — MKAVVTGGAGFIGSHLVEALLAQGADVAVIDNLSTGHTEYVPKGVQLYQMDIRSEDLEKVLRSLQPEIVFHQAAQVDVQHSVKQPGYDAAVNIAGTANLLKACQLTGVRKVIYASSCAVYGELEAELIREGDPTEPISFYGLSKKTPEIYLQLFHQLYGLSYTILRYANVYGPRQTPKGEGGVVSIFLDRIRRGEPLMVFGDGEQTRDFVYVKDVAAANVAAAFQADQQIVQVSTAAPTSVNQLLDLLSQIHGQKLTPEYHEARAGDIKHSCLSNSRADKLLGWKPKYNLEAGLKETYQYMITEAK, encoded by the coding sequence ATGAAGGCCGTCGTTACTGGAGGAGCCGGATTTATAGGATCGCACCTTGTGGAAGCACTTCTGGCTCAGGGAGCGGACGTGGCCGTCATTGATAACCTGTCTACCGGACATACCGAATATGTGCCTAAGGGTGTCCAGCTCTATCAGATGGATATACGAAGTGAGGATCTAGAGAAAGTACTGCGCAGCCTGCAGCCAGAGATTGTATTCCACCAGGCAGCTCAAGTGGATGTCCAGCACTCTGTCAAACAGCCAGGATATGACGCTGCAGTAAATATTGCGGGAACGGCCAATCTGCTGAAGGCCTGCCAGCTTACGGGGGTTCGGAAGGTCATTTACGCTTCCTCCTGTGCGGTATATGGAGAACTGGAGGCAGAACTGATCCGCGAGGGAGACCCTACAGAGCCCATTTCTTTCTACGGCCTATCCAAGAAGACCCCGGAAATCTACCTTCAACTCTTCCATCAGCTGTACGGATTATCCTATACCATTCTTAGATATGCTAATGTATACGGCCCAAGACAAACCCCCAAGGGCGAGGGAGGAGTGGTATCCATCTTCCTGGACCGGATTCGGCGGGGAGAGCCGCTTATGGTCTTCGGGGATGGCGAACAGACACGCGACTTTGTATATGTGAAAGATGTTGCAGCCGCCAATGTTGCCGCAGCCTTTCAGGCAGACCAGCAGATTGTTCAGGTAAGCACTGCAGCGCCGACCTCTGTGAACCAGCTTCTGGACCTGCTGAGTCAAATTCACGGCCAGAAGCTCACCCCTGAATATCATGAAGCGAGAGCTGGGGATATTAAGCACAGCTGCCTCTCCAACAGCAGGGCTGACAAACTGCTCGGGTGGAAGCCTAAGTATAATCTTGAGGCCGGCTTGAAGGAGACCTATCAGTATATGATCACTGAAGCTAAATAG
- a CDS encoding energy-coupling factor transporter transmembrane component T family protein, translating to MSAFLTPIFQTPLHRANPVVKLVLVITMFLITLFTYSLDFIAYQTVLLLLLLFGLTGLPPWKILVIMLPFLLVFVSSAVSMILFGKGDQLWWQWGLIRITEESFYRGIHLGFKSVALGTEGLLFVLSTSSVSLFYALMQKARLRPKYAYSFMASIRLLPMVWEEFKTRREALRIRGVRRPRGPRGYLRLVKLYGVPLLAQSIRRAHRVATAMESKQFDDKRSRSYYYPSVYSASDLQLALLLAGAVAAAVLLTAAFPWFGLSDVRYH from the coding sequence ATGAGTGCTTTCTTAACCCCTATATTTCAAACACCGCTTCACCGGGCTAATCCGGTCGTTAAGCTAGTCCTGGTGATAACGATGTTTCTGATTACGCTGTTTACATACAGTCTTGATTTTATCGCCTATCAGACGGTGCTGCTCTTGTTATTGCTGTTCGGGCTAACCGGTCTTCCGCCGTGGAAGATTCTTGTGATTATGCTGCCCTTTCTGCTTGTGTTCGTATCTTCCGCCGTCTCCATGATTCTGTTTGGTAAGGGAGACCAGCTGTGGTGGCAGTGGGGGCTGATCCGCATCACGGAGGAGAGCTTCTATCGAGGCATTCATCTTGGTTTCAAGTCCGTAGCTTTGGGGACGGAGGGGCTTCTGTTTGTCCTGTCCACATCTTCTGTCTCGCTGTTCTATGCTTTGATGCAGAAGGCGAGGCTCCGTCCTAAATATGCATACAGTTTCATGGCCTCCATCCGTCTGCTGCCGATGGTATGGGAAGAATTCAAGACGAGAAGGGAAGCGCTTCGCATCCGCGGAGTCAGAAGGCCGCGAGGGCCGCGTGGGTATCTGCGCCTGGTCAAGTTGTATGGGGTGCCGCTCCTGGCACAGAGCATCCGAAGAGCGCACCGGGTGGCCACGGCGATGGAATCCAAGCAATTTGATGATAAACGCTCCCGCAGCTACTATTATCCTTCGGTGTACTCGGCATCCGATCTTCAGCTTGCTTTGCTGCTAGCCGGGGCGGTAGCAGCAGCAGTGCTGCTCACAGCCGCCTTTCCCTGGTTCGGCCTGAGTGATGTCCGGTATCATTAA
- a CDS encoding ABC transporter ATP-binding protein, with translation MSLQEHIVEEKTNACPAWVAAEVRNLRLKFAGEPGFVFKDFSLSIYTGEKVLLLGPSGCGKSTLLQVFSGLIPGVIEVPMKWEAGIIPKSWGFVFQDPDTQFCMPYADEELAFVLENLGIPREEMPACMDDALEKVGLSLPDRHVPIASLSQGMKQRLALASVLLMDPEVLLLDEPSALLDPIGREQIWQAVRHSSEGRTVVIVEHRIEEVLDYVDRVILLGPEGRILGQGKPEEIFARYRQELQEYGIWYPGVWEDYARSVRGRQQLSPAPVEAAAAESQPGPSSRLELAEFRGFRGDREAIAVEKAEAAPGDFIAVMGPNGAGKSTLLSSLMGLLTSEGVYSLDGQPAGKSQKGGRRSLRKRQVERTMEKLGFVFQNPEFQFVAETVEAETGFSLQEKGMPPAESALLVQRCLERFGLSSLGHRHPYQLSMGQKRRLSVATAMVVSKPVLLLDEPTFGQDAVNTIAILELCEKLRRQGTIIIMVTHEEHIARLWATEVWELRQGRVVKQVTTDRGRVLKRQIAAYREELH, from the coding sequence ATGAGCTTACAAGAACATATCGTTGAAGAAAAGACGAATGCTTGTCCTGCATGGGTAGCAGCAGAGGTGCGGAACCTGAGGCTAAAGTTTGCCGGTGAGCCCGGCTTCGTATTCAAGGATTTCTCACTAAGCATATATACGGGGGAGAAGGTGCTTCTGCTTGGGCCGAGCGGCTGCGGCAAATCAACCCTGCTCCAAGTATTTAGCGGACTCATTCCAGGCGTAATTGAAGTTCCTATGAAATGGGAAGCAGGCATTATTCCAAAGTCATGGGGGTTTGTATTTCAGGACCCGGATACCCAGTTCTGCATGCCATATGCAGATGAGGAGCTGGCTTTCGTGTTGGAGAACCTCGGTATTCCGCGAGAAGAGATGCCTGCGTGCATGGATGATGCGCTGGAGAAGGTCGGCCTCAGCCTGCCGGACCGGCATGTGCCGATCGCTTCATTGTCACAGGGAATGAAGCAGCGTCTCGCGCTTGCCTCTGTGCTGCTTATGGACCCGGAAGTGCTGCTGCTGGATGAGCCTTCAGCGCTTCTGGACCCGATAGGGCGGGAGCAGATCTGGCAAGCGGTTCGGCATTCGTCGGAGGGCCGAACCGTAGTCATTGTAGAGCACCGAATTGAGGAGGTGCTGGACTACGTTGACCGGGTAATCCTTCTGGGCCCGGAGGGAAGGATCCTTGGGCAAGGGAAGCCCGAGGAAATCTTTGCCCGTTACCGGCAGGAACTGCAGGAATATGGCATTTGGTACCCGGGCGTATGGGAGGATTACGCCCGGTCTGTCCGGGGACGGCAGCAGTTGTCTCCGGCACCGGTGGAAGCAGCTGCGGCGGAATCGCAGCCTGGCCCATCTTCAAGGCTGGAACTTGCCGAGTTCCGCGGCTTCCGCGGAGACCGGGAAGCCATTGCCGTAGAGAAGGCGGAGGCCGCTCCCGGAGATTTCATCGCCGTGATGGGACCCAACGGAGCGGGGAAGAGCACCCTGCTATCAAGTCTAATGGGACTGCTGACTTCGGAAGGGGTCTATTCTCTGGACGGACAGCCTGCGGGCAAAAGCCAAAAAGGCGGGAGAAGATCACTGCGCAAGCGCCAAGTGGAGCGCACAATGGAGAAGCTCGGATTTGTGTTTCAGAATCCTGAATTTCAATTTGTTGCCGAGACCGTCGAAGCTGAAACCGGCTTCTCTCTTCAGGAGAAGGGGATGCCGCCAGCGGAAAGCGCTCTGCTGGTCCAGCGCTGTCTGGAGCGCTTTGGACTAAGCTCGCTAGGCCACCGCCATCCCTATCAGCTGTCGATGGGCCAGAAGCGGCGGCTTAGCGTAGCTACCGCAATGGTTGTGAGTAAGCCTGTGCTGCTGCTGGATGAACCGACGTTCGGACAGGATGCGGTCAATACTATTGCTATATTGGAGCTTTGCGAGAAGCTGCGCAGGCAGGGCACCATCATTATTATGGTGACGCATGAAGAGCACATTGCGAGGCTGTGGGCGACAGAGGTCTGGGAGCTCAGGCAGGGCCGGGTAGTGAAGCAGGTGACGACAGACCGTGGAAGGGTTCTTAAACGGCAAATTGCAGCATATAGAGAGGAGCTGCATTAG